The following proteins come from a genomic window of Microbacterium lemovicicum:
- the nusA gene encoding transcription termination factor NusA, translating to MDIDLGLLRTIEREKDIPFDELARIIEQAILTAYGRHVSESGEIPAGARSELDRKTGHVAIYAPVLDDEGAIVGEEEQVPDDFGRIAAFAAKQVISQRLRDIADDAVLGEFRGKEGDIVAGVVQQGPNPRMVHVDLGTVEAILPPEEQVPGEQYTHGSRLRVYVTSVSKGLKGPQITVSRTHPGLVRKLFSLEVPEIAAGLVEIVSLAREAGHRSKVAVKANDPSINAKGACIGELGRRVRAVTEELGGEKIDIVDYDPELAKFVANALSPAKVTSSFILDASSKAVRALVPDYQLSLAIGKEGQNARLAAKLTGAKIDIQPDSILEDA from the coding sequence GTGGACATCGATCTCGGACTGCTGAGGACGATCGAGCGGGAGAAGGACATCCCCTTCGACGAGCTTGCACGCATCATCGAGCAGGCGATCCTCACCGCCTACGGCCGTCACGTCTCCGAGTCCGGAGAGATCCCCGCCGGCGCGCGGTCGGAGCTCGACCGCAAGACCGGGCACGTCGCCATCTACGCACCCGTCCTCGACGACGAGGGTGCGATCGTGGGCGAAGAGGAGCAGGTTCCCGACGACTTCGGCCGCATCGCCGCCTTCGCCGCCAAGCAGGTCATCAGCCAGCGTCTGCGCGACATCGCCGACGACGCCGTGCTCGGCGAATTCCGCGGCAAGGAGGGCGACATCGTCGCCGGCGTCGTGCAGCAGGGTCCGAACCCGCGCATGGTGCACGTCGACCTGGGCACGGTCGAGGCGATCCTCCCCCCGGAGGAGCAGGTCCCCGGCGAGCAGTACACCCACGGATCGCGCCTGCGCGTCTACGTCACGTCGGTGTCGAAGGGACTCAAGGGTCCGCAGATCACCGTGTCGCGCACGCACCCCGGCCTCGTGCGGAAGCTCTTCTCGCTCGAGGTGCCCGAGATCGCCGCCGGACTGGTGGAGATCGTCTCGCTCGCCCGCGAGGCCGGCCACCGCAGCAAGGTCGCGGTCAAGGCGAACGACCCGTCGATCAACGCCAAGGGCGCCTGCATCGGCGAGCTCGGCCGTCGCGTCCGCGCCGTCACCGAGGAGCTCGGCGGCGAGAAGATCGACATCGTCGACTACGACCCCGAGCTCGCGAAGTTCGTGGCGAACGCGCTGTCCCCGGCGAAGGTGACCTCCAGCTTCATCCTGGATGCCTCGTCCAAGGCCGTCCGCGCGCTGGTGCCGGACTACCAGCTGTCGCTGGCCATCGGCAAGGAAGGCCAGAACGCCCGCCTCGCCGCCAAGCTGACCGGCGCGAAGATCGACATCCAGCCCGACAGCATCCTCGAGGACGCGTGA
- a CDS encoding YlxR family protein, which yields MESVRTCVGCRARASRSSLLRVVAIDSALIPDERAAIPGRGAWVHPTLECAETAIRRRAFVRALRVSGSPDAQTLIDHLQRNG from the coding sequence ATGGAATCTGTACGAACGTGCGTCGGTTGTCGCGCTCGTGCCTCCCGGTCCTCCCTGCTCAGGGTGGTGGCCATCGATTCCGCGCTCATCCCCGATGAACGTGCGGCGATTCCCGGGAGGGGCGCGTGGGTCCACCCGACTCTCGAGTGTGCGGAGACCGCCATCCGGCGCCGTGCCTTTGTGCGTGCATTGCGTGTGTCGGGTTCGCCCGATGCGCAGACCTTGATCGACCACCTCCAGCGAAACGGCTGA
- the infB gene encoding translation initiation factor IF-2, which yields MHEIASELGVDSKVALAKLKELGEFVKSPSSTIEPPVARKLRAALQAEGGAASAAAPSKPAAATSGRPAGRPGPVRPAGGPTPGPATPAPAAPAAPTAATPAAPSAPQPSAPQPAAPAPAAAAAATPAAPSASTEAPAAPAASAPTPGGSAPAAPRPGGAPRPGNNPFASAQGMGQRPAGPRPGNNPFASAQGMGQRPSPGNIPRPQAPRPGAPRPGAPRPGGAGRPGGAGRPGAPFQQRPGGPGRPGGAGGGFQRPGAPGGAPGGGGFAGRPGGGGGRGRGPGGGTAGAFGKGGGKSKQRKSRRAKRQEFEMRSAPVVGGVNVSKGNGEIIRLRRGASIADFADKLEALRGYTVQPGTLVTILFNLGEMATATESLDEATFEVLGEELGYKIQMVSPEDEDKELLEGFGLDLEAELEAEDEDDLEIRPPVVTVMGHVDHGKTRLLDAIRQTNVVAGEAGGITQHIGAYQVWTEHEGIDRAITFIDTPGHEAFTAMRARGAQVTDLAILVVAADDGIMPQTVEALNHAQAANVPIVVAVNKIDKPDANPGKVRQQLTEYGLVAEEYGGDVMFIDVSARNNIGIQDLLDAVLLTADAGLDLTANPNKAARGVAIEAKLDKGRGSVATVLIQSGTLRVGDAIVAGTAYGRVRAMADENGDAVLEAWPSRPVQVQGLNSVPRAGDTFIVTEEDRLARQIAEKREAAERNAQLAKARKRISLEDFTRALQEGKVESLNLIIKGDVSGAVEALEESLLKIEVDDSVQLRIIHRGVGAITESDVNLATIDNAIIIGFNVRPDPKARERASREGVDIRFYSVIYNAIDDVEQSLTGMLKPEFEEVQSGVAEIREVFRSSKFGNIAGVIVRSGTITRNAKARVIRDGIVLADGLAIESLRRFKDDVTEVRTDFEAGIGLGKFNDIQIGDEIETTEMVEKPRS from the coding sequence GTGCATGAAATCGCCTCCGAGCTCGGAGTCGACAGCAAGGTCGCTCTGGCCAAGCTGAAAGAACTGGGCGAGTTCGTCAAGAGCCCGTCGTCCACCATCGAGCCCCCTGTGGCCCGCAAGCTCCGCGCCGCTCTTCAGGCCGAGGGAGGCGCCGCGAGCGCCGCCGCCCCGTCCAAGCCGGCTGCAGCCACCTCCGGGCGTCCCGCCGGTCGTCCCGGTCCCGTCCGTCCCGCCGGCGGCCCGACCCCCGGCCCCGCGACCCCGGCTCCGGCAGCGCCCGCCGCTCCCACGGCGGCGACGCCCGCCGCTCCGTCGGCACCGCAGCCGTCCGCACCGCAGCCCGCCGCGCCGGCACCCGCCGCAGCGGCCGCGGCCACCCCGGCAGCTCCGTCGGCCTCGACCGAGGCGCCGGCCGCACCCGCGGCATCCGCTCCCACCCCCGGTGGCTCCGCTCCGGCGGCTCCGCGTCCGGGTGGCGCGCCGCGTCCGGGCAACAACCCCTTCGCCTCGGCGCAGGGCATGGGTCAGCGTCCCGCCGGCCCGCGTCCGGGTAACAACCCGTTCGCCTCGGCGCAGGGCATGGGCCAGCGTCCGTCGCCCGGCAACATCCCACGTCCCCAGGCTCCGCGCCCCGGCGCACCTCGTCCCGGCGCACCGCGTCCTGGTGGCGCAGGTCGTCCCGGTGGCGCAGGTCGTCCCGGCGCGCCCTTCCAGCAGCGTCCCGGCGGTCCCGGTCGCCCCGGCGGCGCCGGCGGCGGCTTCCAGCGTCCCGGTGCTCCCGGTGGAGCGCCCGGCGGCGGCGGCTTCGCCGGTCGCCCCGGCGGTGGTGGCGGTCGTGGCCGCGGCCCCGGCGGCGGCACCGCAGGTGCGTTCGGAAAGGGTGGCGGCAAGTCCAAGCAGCGCAAGTCGCGTCGGGCCAAGCGCCAGGAATTCGAGATGCGGTCCGCCCCGGTCGTCGGTGGCGTCAACGTCTCGAAGGGCAACGGCGAGATCATCCGCCTGCGTCGCGGCGCATCGATCGCCGACTTCGCCGACAAGCTCGAGGCGCTGCGCGGCTACACCGTGCAGCCCGGCACGCTCGTGACGATCCTGTTCAACCTGGGTGAGATGGCCACGGCCACCGAGTCGCTCGACGAGGCCACCTTCGAGGTGCTCGGCGAGGAGCTCGGCTACAAGATTCAGATGGTCTCGCCCGAGGACGAGGACAAGGAGCTCCTCGAGGGCTTCGGTCTCGATCTCGAGGCCGAGCTGGAGGCGGAGGACGAGGACGACCTCGAGATCCGGCCTCCCGTCGTGACCGTCATGGGTCACGTCGACCACGGTAAGACCCGACTGCTCGACGCCATCCGCCAGACCAACGTGGTCGCGGGCGAGGCCGGCGGCATCACGCAGCACATCGGTGCGTACCAGGTCTGGACCGAGCACGAGGGCATCGACCGCGCGATCACCTTCATCGACACTCCGGGTCACGAGGCGTTCACCGCCATGCGTGCCCGTGGTGCGCAGGTGACCGACCTCGCGATCCTCGTGGTCGCCGCCGACGACGGCATCATGCCGCAGACGGTGGAGGCGCTGAACCATGCCCAGGCGGCCAACGTGCCGATCGTCGTCGCGGTCAACAAGATCGACAAGCCCGACGCCAACCCCGGCAAGGTGCGCCAGCAGCTCACCGAGTACGGCCTGGTCGCCGAGGAGTACGGCGGAGACGTCATGTTCATCGACGTCTCGGCGCGCAACAACATCGGCATCCAGGACCTCCTGGACGCGGTGCTGCTCACCGCCGACGCCGGGCTCGACCTCACGGCCAACCCGAACAAGGCGGCGCGCGGCGTGGCGATCGAGGCCAAGCTCGACAAGGGTCGCGGTTCCGTGGCCACCGTGCTCATCCAGTCCGGAACGCTGCGGGTCGGCGACGCGATCGTGGCGGGCACCGCTTACGGCCGCGTGCGTGCCATGGCCGACGAGAACGGCGACGCCGTCCTCGAGGCATGGCCGTCGCGTCCGGTGCAGGTGCAGGGTCTGAACTCCGTGCCCCGTGCCGGCGACACCTTCATCGTCACCGAGGAGGACCGTCTCGCCCGTCAGATCGCCGAGAAGCGCGAGGCCGCCGAGCGCAACGCCCAGCTGGCCAAGGCCCGCAAGCGCATCTCGCTCGAGGACTTCACCCGTGCTCTCCAGGAGGGCAAGGTCGAGTCGCTCAACCTCATCATCAAGGGCGACGTGTCGGGTGCCGTCGAGGCGCTCGAGGAGTCGCTCCTCAAGATCGAGGTCGACGATTCGGTGCAGCTGCGGATCATCCACCGCGGTGTCGGTGCGATCACCGAGTCGGATGTGAACCTGGCGACGATCGACAACGCGATCATCATCGGCTTCAACGTCCGCCCCGACCCGAAGGCCCGCGAGCGGGCGTCGCGCGAAGGCGTGGACATCCGCTTCTACTCGGTCATCTACAACGCGATCGACGACGTCGAGCAGTCCCTCACGGGCATGCTCAAGCCGGAGTTCGAAGAGGTGCAGTCGGGTGTCGCCGAGATCCGCGAGGTGTTCCGCTCCTCGAAGTTCGGCAACATCGCCGGTGTCATCGTGCGGTCGGGAACGATCACGCGAAACGCCAAGGCGCGTGTCATCCGCGACGGCATCGTGCTGGCCGACGGCCTGGCCATCGAGTCGCTGCGTCGGTTCAAGGACGACGTCACCGAGGTGCGCACGGACTTCGAGGCCGGTATCGGCCTCGGCAAGTTCAACGACATCCAGATCGGCGACGAGATCGAGACCACCGAGATGGTGGAGAAGCCCCGGAGCTGA
- the rbfA gene encoding 30S ribosome-binding factor RbfA — MAGERQARVADRIRVVLAERLEKGLRDPRLGFVTITDVKVTGDLQHASVFYTVMGDEALRADTAAALKSASGLLRTEVGKHLNTRLTPSLEFFLDAIPENADHIAALLREARERDAAVAGLASTATYAGDADPYVKSRDADDDVAAAPTSDVANDASDDDGSDDNDDASDGDAKASATS, encoded by the coding sequence ATGGCAGGCGAACGACAGGCACGAGTGGCCGACAGGATCCGGGTGGTGCTGGCCGAGCGGCTCGAGAAGGGCCTCCGCGACCCGCGTCTCGGATTCGTGACCATCACCGACGTGAAGGTGACCGGCGACCTCCAGCACGCCTCCGTGTTCTACACCGTCATGGGCGACGAGGCGCTGCGCGCCGACACCGCCGCGGCTCTCAAGTCAGCCAGCGGCCTGCTGCGGACCGAGGTCGGCAAGCACCTCAACACTCGTCTCACGCCGTCGCTCGAGTTCTTCCTCGACGCGATCCCTGAGAACGCCGACCACATCGCGGCCCTGCTGCGCGAGGCGCGCGAGCGCGACGCCGCCGTGGCGGGTCTGGCCTCGACGGCGACGTACGCCGGCGACGCGGACCCGTACGTCAAGTCGCGCGATGCGGACGACGACGTGGCCGCCGCGCCCACGAGCGACGTCGCGAACGATGCCTCCGACGACGACGGCTCCGACGACAACGACGACGCGTCCGACGGCGACGCGAAGGCATCCGCCACGTCCTGA